The Armatimonadota bacterium genome window below encodes:
- a CDS encoding right-handed parallel beta-helix repeat-containing protein — MRPFAILLLLLLAAAAQATEFYVAPNGNDRNPGTKAKPFATLERARDVLRLTKRGPGATTVWIRGGVYNRTETFTLTAGDGGTEGAEIVYRAREGETVRITGGRQVKGFRPVTGPDTLARLDEAARKSVLMADLKAQGITDFGSLKRRGFSGGGTAALELFFNDQPMQIARYPNGEWAKIAGVPDGPQGGKFSYEGDRPSRWKSADDIWVHGYWTWDWAETHEKVKSIDSANRVVATEPPHGVYGYTQGKRFYWENILEELDQPGEFYVDRKAGILYFWPPAPIKNAEVFVSIMETPLVSIEGASQIIFQGITFEHVRGDGFLIHGGSQNVIAGCTVRNIGCTGISIQGSTVSGVQSSDLYNIGETGIAINAGDRTTLTPGRCFAVNNHIHHFSRFSRTYRPAILIYGVGNRAAHNLMHDAPHSAILFHGNDHVMEFNETHHVCMETSDAGGFYTGRDFSWRGNVIRYNYFHHMGTGDVRSVYIDDCASGMRIYGNVFHKAKMGVCIGGGRDCIVENNLFVDCHPSVFVDARGMNWAKPTVDGYMKQQLEAMPYRTSPWKDRYPELLTLYDDEPGAPKYNRVQQNVSFGGRWLPVIDPICNELFTFKDNMVDADPGFVDFAGEDFRLRDDSPAFKLGFKRIPMEEIGLQKDEYRATTDVGDGVALPPQPPKIKKLGITVCDLVEATPVVFKGKLYRFEYVRDQYYKPNEGKPSYFRFVDMKTGEETPGFAQGYHLGSAFVDGDTAYAFGVNKWDGEKVEVFWSKDLKQWESKTALNLPGWGIFNTSVCKGRDGYIMAFEIGRPAEETGVPFTIRFAESKDCREWKLAPSECVYSKERYTACPAIRYVQGRYYMIYLEAYPGPAYNPCIVRSKDLVKWESSALNPIMHYSIEDKLIANPKLTQEERERIAGAVDSNNSDVDFCEFEGKTHIVYSWGNQQGVEHLAEAVYPGPESEFLKSFFAE; from the coding sequence ATGAGACCATTCGCTATTCTGCTACTGCTTCTCCTTGCCGCGGCCGCTCAGGCGACGGAGTTCTATGTTGCTCCCAATGGGAACGACAGGAATCCCGGCACCAAAGCGAAGCCCTTCGCCACCCTTGAGCGCGCCCGCGACGTCCTACGCCTCACGAAGAGAGGCCCCGGCGCCACGACCGTCTGGATTCGCGGCGGAGTCTACAACCGCACCGAGACGTTCACGCTGACCGCGGGAGACGGCGGTACAGAGGGTGCGGAGATCGTCTACCGTGCCCGCGAGGGCGAGACCGTACGCATCACCGGGGGTCGGCAGGTCAAGGGCTTCCGGCCCGTCACCGGTCCCGACACCCTGGCTCGTCTCGACGAAGCTGCCCGCAAGTCGGTCCTCATGGCCGACCTGAAGGCTCAGGGCATCACCGACTTCGGCTCCCTCAAGCGGCGAGGCTTCAGCGGAGGCGGCACCGCCGCGCTCGAGCTGTTCTTCAACGACCAGCCGATGCAGATCGCTCGGTACCCGAACGGCGAGTGGGCGAAGATCGCGGGCGTCCCCGACGGACCCCAGGGCGGCAAGTTCTCTTACGAGGGAGACCGTCCGTCCCGCTGGAAGTCGGCCGACGACATCTGGGTCCACGGCTACTGGACCTGGGACTGGGCCGAGACGCACGAGAAGGTCAAGAGCATCGACTCGGCGAACCGGGTCGTCGCCACCGAGCCGCCTCACGGGGTCTACGGTTACACTCAGGGCAAGCGCTTCTACTGGGAGAACATCCTGGAGGAACTGGATCAGCCCGGCGAGTTCTATGTAGACCGGAAGGCCGGCATACTCTACTTCTGGCCGCCCGCGCCCATCAAAAACGCCGAGGTGTTCGTCTCTATCATGGAGACTCCGCTCGTCAGCATCGAAGGCGCCTCCCAGATCATCTTCCAGGGAATCACGTTCGAGCACGTGCGCGGCGACGGTTTCCTGATCCACGGCGGTTCGCAAAATGTTATCGCCGGGTGCACGGTCCGGAACATCGGCTGCACGGGCATAAGCATCCAGGGGAGCACGGTATCAGGTGTGCAGTCCTCCGATCTCTACAACATCGGCGAGACCGGCATCGCCATCAACGCGGGCGACCGGACCACGCTCACTCCGGGCCGGTGCTTCGCCGTAAACAACCACATTCACCATTTCAGCCGGTTCAGCCGCACCTATAGACCCGCGATCCTGATTTACGGCGTCGGCAACCGGGCGGCGCACAACCTGATGCACGATGCGCCGCACAGCGCCATCCTCTTCCACGGCAACGACCACGTCATGGAGTTCAACGAGACGCACCACGTCTGCATGGAGACCAGCGACGCGGGCGGGTTCTACACCGGGCGCGACTTCTCCTGGCGGGGGAACGTCATCCGCTACAACTACTTCCATCACATGGGCACGGGCGACGTCCGCTCGGTCTACATCGACGACTGCGCGAGCGGAATGCGCATCTACGGCAATGTCTTCCACAAGGCCAAGATGGGCGTCTGCATCGGCGGCGGCCGGGACTGCATCGTGGAGAACAACCTGTTCGTCGACTGCCATCCCTCGGTCTTTGTGGATGCGCGCGGCATGAACTGGGCCAAGCCTACGGTGGATGGCTACATGAAGCAGCAGCTCGAGGCGATGCCCTACCGCACGTCGCCCTGGAAGGACCGCTACCCCGAACTGCTCACTCTCTACGACGACGAGCCCGGCGCTCCGAAGTACAACAGGGTTCAGCAGAACGTGTCCTTCGGCGGGCGGTGGCTGCCGGTGATCGACCCGATCTGCAACGAGCTTTTCACCTTCAAGGACAACATGGTGGACGCCGATCCTGGGTTTGTCGACTTCGCTGGTGAGGACTTCCGGCTGAGGGACGACTCACCCGCCTTCAAGCTCGGCTTCAAGCGCATTCCAATGGAGGAGATCGGTTTGCAGAAAGATGAGTACCGCGCCACCACAGACGTTGGGGATGGAGTTGCACTCCCTCCCCAGCCGCCGAAGATCAAGAAGCTGGGCATCACCGTGTGCGACCTGGTCGAGGCGACACCGGTCGTCTTCAAGGGGAAGCTCTACCGCTTCGAGTACGTGCGCGATCAGTACTACAAGCCGAATGAGGGCAAGCCGTCGTACTTCCGGTTCGTTGACATGAAGACCGGCGAAGAAACCCCCGGCTTCGCGCAGGGCTACCACCTCGGGAGCGCGTTCGTGGACGGCGACACGGCCTATGCGTTCGGCGTGAACAAGTGGGACGGTGAGAAAGTCGAAGTCTTCTGGTCGAAGGACCTCAAGCAGTGGGAGAGCAAGACCGCGCTGAACCTGCCGGGGTGGGGGATCTTCAACACCTCGGTCTGCAAGGGTCGGGACGGCTACATCATGGCGTTCGAGATCGGCCGCCCCGCGGAGGAGACCGGCGTGCCGTTCACCATCCGGTTCGCCGAGTCGAAGGACTGCCGCGAATGGAAGCTTGCCCCCTCGGAGTGCGTCTACTCGAAGGAGCGCTATACCGCTTGCCCCGCGATCCGATACGTTCAGGGCCGGTACTACATGATCTATCTCGAGGCGTACCCCGGACCGGCGTACAACCCCTGCATCGTGCGCTCGAAGGACCTCGTCAAGTGGGAGAGTAGTGCGCTCAACCCGATCATGCACTACTCGATCGAGGACAAGCTGATCGCCAACCCCAAGCTTACGCAGGAGGAGCGCGAGCGGATCGCCGGCGCGGTGGACAGCAACAACTCGGACGTAGACTTCTGCGAGTTCGAGGGCAAGACGCACATCGTCTACTCATGGGGCAACCAGCAGGGCGTAGAGCACCTCGCCGAGGCGGTCTACCCCGGCCCGGAGTCCGAGTTCCTGAAGTCGTTCTTTGCGGAGTAG
- a CDS encoding DUF1361 domain-containing protein has translation MYASPYLIRWVTWNTFLALIPVVAGYAMYTLYRIPRRRTIPVKVAMVLLGIVWLAFMPNTCYLLTEWRHFLARVGYSNLYSEWHVSRTAAVELMTYTLFYMFYSGIGVLTFALAIRPVVWLMRQVRLTPWVWAIPFFLLMSLGVYLGLILRLNSWDIITRPEYVWMSVMGALRNHGLMFIVTAFAGFLWLVYSVMDVWVDGLILRLRRQNG, from the coding sequence ATGTATGCGAGCCCTTACCTCATTCGCTGGGTTACTTGGAACACCTTTCTGGCGCTGATTCCGGTTGTCGCAGGGTATGCCATGTATACCCTCTACAGGATCCCGCGCCGACGAACGATCCCCGTCAAGGTCGCGATGGTTCTCCTCGGTATCGTGTGGCTCGCGTTCATGCCGAACACCTGCTACCTGCTGACCGAGTGGCGCCATTTCCTCGCGAGGGTCGGCTATTCGAACCTCTATTCGGAGTGGCATGTCAGTAGGACGGCCGCGGTCGAACTCATGACATACACCCTCTTCTACATGTTCTACAGTGGGATCGGTGTGCTGACGTTCGCCCTCGCGATTCGGCCCGTCGTCTGGCTGATGCGGCAGGTTCGTCTCACTCCGTGGGTCTGGGCGATCCCGTTCTTCCTGCTGATGTCGCTTGGCGTCTACCTCGGGCTCATCCTGCGGCTGAACAGCTGGGATATCATCACCAGGCCGGAGTATGTGTGGATGTCAGTCATGGGTGCGCTCCGTAACCATGGGCTGATGTTCATCGTCACCGCGTTTGCCGGTTTCCTCTGGCTCGTATACTCCGTGATGGATGTCTGGGTCGATGGATTGATCCTGCGGCTGCGCAGGCAGAACGGCTGA